The genomic stretch AGACGCGCTGGGGCTGGCGGATAAAGTTACTTTTGTCTCCACGGGCGGCGGGGCTTCGCTAGAGTTCCTCGGGGGGGATGCGCTGCCTGGGGTTACGGCCTTGATGGATAAAAACAAATAACAAGAGTATTATTGAGAAGATAAAATGACGCAGGAATTGATTAAGGAAATAGCGGTAACCTCACCGGACAAGATAGTAATGCTGGTGATGGACGGGTTGGGCGGGCTGCCGGACCCCAAGACGGGCAAGACGGAACTGGAGACGGCGCGGCTGCCTAACCTGGATGCGTTGACGGCTAAAGGAATCTGCGGCCTGGCCGACCCTATTGCGCCCGGGATTACACCGGGCAGCGGGCCGGGGCACCTGGCACTTTTTGGCTACGACCCCATCAAGTGTGAAATAGGGCGGGGGGCTTTGGAAGCCACCGGCATCGATGTGGAGCTGAAACACGGGGACATAGCCGCCCGCGGCAATTTCTGCACCGTTGATAAAGAGGGTATCATTACGGACAGAAGGGCGGGGCGGATTTCCACGGAAAAGTCCACGGAACTGTGTAAAATCCTGGACGGGATGAAAATAGACGGAATTGATGTAAAGGTATATCCGGTGCGGGAGCACCGTTTCGTGGTAGTGTTCCGGGGTGAGGGGCTGGCGGAAGGCCTTACCGAGTCCGACCCTTCGCGGACAGGGGTGGAACCGCTGGTGATTGAAGCCGTCAACCCGAGAGCAAAGAAGATGGCGGAAGTCGCCAATAAATTCATAATAAAAGCTAAAGAGATATTAAAGCAGCACCACCCGGCCAACATGATATTACTGCGGGGTTTCGCCATGAAGCCCCATTTCCCCACCATGGAGGAAAATTATAAGCTGAACCCGCTGGCTATCGCCGTTTACCCCATGTATCGCGGGCTGGCGCGGCTGGTGGGCATGACCGTCGCGCAAACCGGCACCACGCTGGAAGACGAATTTAAGACGCTGAAAGATAACTATGATAAATACGATTTCTTTTTCCTCCACGTAAAGTGGACGGACACCGCCGGTGAAGACGGCGATTTCGCCAGGAAGGTAAAAGTCCTGGAGGAGGTGGACGCCGCCTTGCCGCTGCTTACCGGACTGAAACCGGAAGTGCTGGTTGTTACCGGCGACCACTCCACGCCGGCAGTCTTAAGCGGGCACAGCTGGCACCCGGTGCCCGTGCTGATTTGTTCCAGGTACTGCCGCACCGATAATGTAAAAGAGTTCTCCGAGCCGGCTTTTCTGGCGGGGGGACTGGGCAGGATTGCCTGCACCCAGATTATGCCCCTGGCTCTGGCCAACGCGCGGAAACTGACCAAGTTCGGAGCTTAGGAGTAAAGAATATGCGTACACCGCTGATTGCCGGCAACTGGAAAATGAATACCACTCTGGAAGAAGCTGTCAACCTGATAAAGACCATGCAGCCGAACCTTAACCGCATACAGGGCATAGAAAAAGTGCTTTGCCCGCCTTTCATATCGCTGATGGCGGCGCGGGGGTTGACCCGGAACACTACGGTGAAGCTGGGCGCCCAGGATGTTTTTTACGAGGACAAAGGCGCCTATACCGGCGAGGTGTCACCTCTAATGCTGGCCGACCTCTGTGAATACGTAATCATCGGGCATTCCGAGCGGCGGCAGTACTTCGGCGAGACGAACGAAATTGTCAATAAAAAACTCAAAGCCGCCACTAAAGCGGGGCTCAAACCGATACTATGCGTGGGCGAAACGCTGGAAGAGAATGAAGCCGGGCAGACCCGCGAGGTGCTGGGCAAGCAGCTTATCGATTGCTCCGACCGACTTTATTTTATGAGCGGTATGGTTATCGCCTATGAGCCGATTTGGGCTATCGGCACCGGCAAGTCCGCCTCTGCTGATGGCGCTAATAAAACGATTAGCTTTATCCGGCAATTTGTTTCCCGCCTGCACGGCAGCGGCATCGCCAACACCGTACGTATTCTTTACGGGGGCAGCGTCACCGCCGCCAATATCGCCGATTTAATGAGGAAGTCGGATATCGACGGCGCTCTGGTCGGCGGGGCCAGCCTTAAAGCGGACGAGTTCACCAGTATCGTCAAACAAGCTACCGAGATTAAAGGCCTGTAATAGGGTGAAGCGCCTTATCGCCATCGTCGGACCAACCGGAAGCGGCAAAAGCCGTTTGGCCCTGCGCCTGGCGGGCATTTTCCGGGGGGAGATAATCGGCGCGGACAGCCGTCAGGTCTACCGCTTGATGGACATAGGCACGGCCAAGCCTACGCCGCAGGAAATGGCCGCCGTACCCCACCATCTGATAGACATTATCAATCCGAATGAAGAGTTCAGCCTGGCTTTATTCCAGCGCCTGGCTAACCGGGCTATAGATGATATTCACCGCCGCGGCCGGCTGCCTTTCCTGGTTGGGGGGACGGGTCTGTATGTCAGGGCGATTCTGGAGGGGTGGCAGGTACCGGCTATTTCACCGGACCGGGATTTCCGCTATAATATAGAGAAGATAGCCAGTGAGAACAATGTTGAAGAAATTTATCAGGAACTTGTCATTGCCGACCCTGACGCGGCAGCAAAAATTGACCGCCGCAATGTGCGCCGTGTGATACGCGCGCTGGAAGTGCATGCCCAAGCCGGAAAGGCTTTTTCCCAGCTCGGGGGTAAGATAGCCCCTGACTTTATTCCTCATATCATCGGTCTAACCGCCGAAAGGTCCGAGCTCTACCGTATAGTCGACCGCAGGGTTGACGGGATGATAGAGCGGGGCCTCGTCCCCGAAGTGGAAAATCTGCTCAAATCAGGCTATGATTTCAGCTTACCCGCCATGTCCGGCATCGGCTACCGGCAAATCGGCCAGTATCTCAAGAGCGAAATGACGCTGGCGGCGGCTATCCAGAAAATCAAGACGGAAACGCACCGCTTTATCCGTCACCAGTATGCCTGGTTCCGCCTGAACGATGAGAGAATCCACTGGTATGATGCCGGAGATTGGCAAAACCCGGAGATAGAAAAAGCCCTGATGGAGTATTTAACAAATGATTAACAGCGACTGGAGTGTAAGATAACGGAATGGATTTTACCAAGATGCATGGCACGGGCAATGACTTCGTGGTGGTGGACGGGCGCAAACTCAAGCGCGACTGGCCGCAAACGGCGATAACGGTACTGGACCGCCACCGGGGTATCGGGGCGGACAGCCTGATTGTTCTGCTGCCTTCCAAGAAAGCCGACTTCGGCATGAGGACATGGGACACGGACGGCTCGGAGTCCGAGACCTGCGGCAACGGCCTCCGGTGCCTGGCGCGGTACGTGCTGGCCAAAGGCATGATACCGGCGGACGCAGAAGATCTGACCATCGAGACTTTACTGACGGTCAACCGCATCAAGCTGGAGCGGGAAAAAGGCGAGGTGGTCTCCTTCCGCGCCAACATGGGCAAACCCCGGCTAACCGCCGACCTGATACCGGTGGAGGTGGAAAAGGGTAAAGGGGTGGCGGAAGAGGTTAACGGTATGATAACGTATAAGGAAAAAATAGGCGGGAGGGAGCTGACACTGAACATGGTATCCATGGGCAACCCGCATACCGTGTTTTTCAGCCACAGGCCGGTGGCGGATTTTCCGCTGTCTAAAATAGGGCCGCTGGTGGAGAACCTGTCTATTTTCCCCAACCGCGTGAACTTCGAGGTGGCGCGGGTACTGGACGAAAGCCATATCGAAGCGAGGGTATGGGAGAGGGGAGTGGGTGAAACGCTGGCCTGCGGCAGCGGCACCGGCGCCATTACCGTGGCTTCTAAGCTGCGGGGCTATACCGGCTCGGTGGTGGACATCAGGCTGCCCGGCGGCGTGATTAACGTGGAGTGGAACGGCAGCCGGGAAGTGGTGGTACACGGGCCGGCGGTGATAGTCTATGAAGGCAAATGGCCGGATTGAGGAGTG from Dehalococcoidales bacterium encodes the following:
- a CDS encoding 2,3-bisphosphoglycerate-independent phosphoglycerate mutase, coding for MTQELIKEIAVTSPDKIVMLVMDGLGGLPDPKTGKTELETARLPNLDALTAKGICGLADPIAPGITPGSGPGHLALFGYDPIKCEIGRGALEATGIDVELKHGDIAARGNFCTVDKEGIITDRRAGRISTEKSTELCKILDGMKIDGIDVKVYPVREHRFVVVFRGEGLAEGLTESDPSRTGVEPLVIEAVNPRAKKMAEVANKFIIKAKEILKQHHPANMILLRGFAMKPHFPTMEENYKLNPLAIAVYPMYRGLARLVGMTVAQTGTTLEDEFKTLKDNYDKYDFFFLHVKWTDTAGEDGDFARKVKVLEEVDAALPLLTGLKPEVLVVTGDHSTPAVLSGHSWHPVPVLICSRYCRTDNVKEFSEPAFLAGGLGRIACTQIMPLALANARKLTKFGA
- the tpiA gene encoding triose-phosphate isomerase; its protein translation is MRTPLIAGNWKMNTTLEEAVNLIKTMQPNLNRIQGIEKVLCPPFISLMAARGLTRNTTVKLGAQDVFYEDKGAYTGEVSPLMLADLCEYVIIGHSERRQYFGETNEIVNKKLKAATKAGLKPILCVGETLEENEAGQTREVLGKQLIDCSDRLYFMSGMVIAYEPIWAIGTGKSASADGANKTISFIRQFVSRLHGSGIANTVRILYGGSVTAANIADLMRKSDIDGALVGGASLKADEFTSIVKQATEIKGL
- the miaA gene encoding tRNA (adenosine(37)-N6)-dimethylallyltransferase MiaA, with the protein product MKRLIAIVGPTGSGKSRLALRLAGIFRGEIIGADSRQVYRLMDIGTAKPTPQEMAAVPHHLIDIINPNEEFSLALFQRLANRAIDDIHRRGRLPFLVGGTGLYVRAILEGWQVPAISPDRDFRYNIEKIASENNVEEIYQELVIADPDAAAKIDRRNVRRVIRALEVHAQAGKAFSQLGGKIAPDFIPHIIGLTAERSELYRIVDRRVDGMIERGLVPEVENLLKSGYDFSLPAMSGIGYRQIGQYLKSEMTLAAAIQKIKTETHRFIRHQYAWFRLNDERIHWYDAGDWQNPEIEKALMEYLTND
- the dapF gene encoding diaminopimelate epimerase encodes the protein MDFTKMHGTGNDFVVVDGRKLKRDWPQTAITVLDRHRGIGADSLIVLLPSKKADFGMRTWDTDGSESETCGNGLRCLARYVLAKGMIPADAEDLTIETLLTVNRIKLEREKGEVVSFRANMGKPRLTADLIPVEVEKGKGVAEEVNGMITYKEKIGGRELTLNMVSMGNPHTVFFSHRPVADFPLSKIGPLVENLSIFPNRVNFEVARVLDESHIEARVWERGVGETLACGSGTGAITVASKLRGYTGSVVDIRLPGGVINVEWNGSREVVVHGPAVIVYEGKWPD